In Natranaerovirga hydrolytica, a single window of DNA contains:
- a CDS encoding FecCD family ABC transporter permease: MTDNKINIVKAGYRSRRLRWIGVTLFLGIVTLALCITLLLIGNTSYPFKIVVSVLMGEQIQGASFAIGTIRLPRMLSGLMAGIAFGMAGSTFQTILRNPLASPDIIGITAGSNVGAIFCILVLQMSGTFVSMVAVVSGLLVAILIYVLSKVGSFSGGKLILVGIGIQAMLNAVVSYLLLKASQHDIPSAYRWLSGSLNGIQMKSIPSLFVILMIGGIIIAFLGRHLRILELGEQSAISLGVRADITRLLLVLSAVFLIAFATSVTGPIAFVAFLSGPIAMKLVGTGAPHELPAGLIGGILVLGADLIGQFAFNTRFPVGVITGILGSPYLLILLIRMNRTGG; encoded by the coding sequence ATGACAGATAATAAAATTAATATTGTTAAAGCTGGATACCGTAGCAGACGGTTGCGTTGGATTGGAGTAACCCTATTTTTAGGTATAGTAACCTTAGCACTTTGCATAACATTACTTCTTATTGGAAATACGTCTTACCCTTTTAAAATCGTTGTGAGCGTGCTTATGGGAGAACAGATTCAAGGAGCTTCTTTTGCTATTGGCACCATAAGATTACCGAGAATGTTATCTGGACTTATGGCCGGTATAGCCTTTGGTATGGCTGGTAGCACTTTTCAAACGATACTACGAAATCCTTTGGCTAGTCCAGATATAATAGGTATAACAGCTGGTTCCAACGTGGGTGCTATTTTTTGCATTCTGGTATTGCAAATGAGTGGTACCTTTGTTTCAATGGTAGCAGTAGTTTCTGGCCTTTTAGTAGCAATACTGATTTATGTTCTATCTAAAGTAGGAAGTTTTTCAGGAGGGAAATTAATACTCGTGGGAATTGGAATACAAGCAATGCTTAATGCAGTGGTATCTTACTTATTGCTAAAAGCATCGCAACATGATATTCCTAGTGCTTATAGATGGCTTAGTGGAAGTCTAAACGGGATACAAATGAAAAGTATTCCGTCACTCTTTGTTATTTTAATGATAGGTGGTATAATCATTGCTTTTTTAGGAAGGCATCTAAGGATACTAGAATTAGGGGAACAGTCGGCTATTAGCCTTGGTGTTAGAGCGGATATAACACGCTTATTGTTAGTTTTGAGCGCTGTATTTTTAATTGCCTTTGCTACTTCAGTAACGGGACCTATAGCTTTTGTAGCTTTTTTATCAGGACCGATAGCAATGAAACTAGTAGGAACAGGTGCGCCCCACGAATTGCCAGCGGGCCTTATAGGGGGGATATTGGTACTTGGAGCAGACCTAATTGGCCAGTTTGCGTTTAACACTAGGTTTCCTGTGGGCGTTATTACAGGAATTTTAGGATCACCCTATCTATTAATACTACTCATTCGTATGAATCGAACAGGAGGATAA